A genomic region of Platichthys flesus chromosome 4, fPlaFle2.1, whole genome shotgun sequence contains the following coding sequences:
- the trip12 gene encoding E3 ubiquitin-protein ligase TRIP12 isoform X1 — MSNRPNSNPGGSLRRSKRNTAAAQPQDHTVAGRLQSEQVKHKANSPPESRRLNSKASKATASTATGQSRGQNSRRSGLTLSVASFVLQDDPEAAGTSEQDRPGHQSKSEGTRGLKRSEAPDQIITFGPTPAKKSKSLPPPRDNTSETKKGPAKSKKRSIASEPPASSGRGQSKKNGPTGASPIPKRKKVDSLPGLSSTAGSLPNRTEGRTAKPTKLASKSAASAKAGCSNVTDSSSSASTSSSSSTTGTNSATTQGARVKQGKDQTKARRSRSASSPSPRRSTRDKEQAKSASSSKFEWAARFNPKVNLPKPKLSLPGSSKTETSKPGPSGLQAKLASLRKSTKKRSESPPAELPSFRRSTRQKTTGSCASTSRRGSGLGKRGAADARRQEKMADSDNNQDGANSSAARTDEASQGASASSSVAGAVGMTTSGESESDDSEMGRLQALLEARGLPPHLFGPLGPRMSQLFHRTIGSGASSKAQQLLQGLQATGDESQQLQAAIEMCQLLVMGNEETLGGFPVKSVVPALITLLQMEHNFDIMNHASRALTYMMEALPRSSAVVVDAIPVFLEKLQVIQFIDVAEQALTALEMLSRRHSKAILQAGGLADCLLYLEFFSINAQRNALAIAANCCQSITPDEFHFVADSLPLLTQRLTHQDKKSVESTCLCFARLVDNFQHEENLLQEVASRDLLTNIQQLLVVTPPVLSSGMFIMVVRMFSLMCSNCPCLAVQLMKQNIAETLRFLLCGASNGSCQEQIELVPRSPQELYELTSLICELMPCLPREGIFAVDLMLKKGSAQTTEGAIWQWRDDRGLWHPYNRIDSRIIETAHQNGEDEISLSTLGRVYTIDFNSMQQINEDTGTARGIQRKPNPLANPNTGGHQEVRREDARAQLMKEDPELAKCFIKTLFGVLYEVYSSSAGPAVRHKCLRAILRIIFFADAELLKDVLRNHAVSSHIASMLSSQDLKIVVGSLQMAEILMQKLPDVFSVFFRREGVMHQVKNLAESETFLVTSPPKACPSGTASLCTTTISTASTTSANNATPDLGSPSFQHSMDDSLDLSPQGRLSDVLKRKRLPKRGPRRPKYSPPRDDDKVDNQDNPPNLPGFFTAKSPTSTQSPKSSFLASLNPKTWGKLGAQTNNANSEPSRTAGVSGLARAPPKDSISNNRDKIKAWIKEQASKFVERYFNSENVDGSNPALNVLQRLCTATEQLNLQVDGGMECLSEISSIVSESDVSSFEIQHSGLVKQLLVYLTSNTDRDLLTRDVRLKRFLHVFAGCPVPGMDPVGRLDPSGNEAYLGLVHKINSCLSQMEQFPVKVHDFPSGNGNGSRGSQALKFFNTHQLKCQLQRHPDCTNVKQWKGGPVKIDPLALVQAIERYLVVRGYGRIREEDEDSDDDGSDDEIDESLAAQFLNSGSVRHRLQFYIGDHLLPYNMTVYQAVRQYSLQAEEERESTDDEANPLGRAGIWTKTHTIWYKPVREDEDGSKDAVGGKRGRAQTAPTKTSPRNAKKQDELWHDGVCPSVINPLETYLTPEPPETITFDDPSLEVNLLLRVLHSISRYWFYLFDNAVCKEIILTSEFINSKLTAKANRQLQDPLVIMTGNIPTWLIELGKTCPFFFPFDTRQMLFYVTAFDRDRAMQRLLDTNPEINQSDSQDSRVAPRLDRKKRTINRDELLKQAESVMQDLGSSRAMLEIQYENEVGTGLGPTLEFYALVSQELQRADLGLWRGEEVTLANPKGSQEGTKYMFSSRGLFAVPFGRTTKPAHIAKIKMKFRFLGKLMAKAIMDFRLLDLPLGLPFYKWMLRNELSVSSHDLVNIDPSVAKSIQHLEDIIRQKKRLEQDRSQTRETLQQGLESLNMNGCSVEDLGLDLTLPGYPNIELKKGGKDVPVTIYNLEEYLRLVVYWTLNEGVSRQFESFREGFESVFPLHHLQYFYPEELDQLLCGSKSETWDVKTLMECCRPDHGYTHDSRAVRFLFEVLSSFDAEQQRLFLQFVTGSPRLPVGGFRSLNPPLTIVRKTFESTENPDDFLPSVMTCVNYLKLPDYSSIEIMREKLLIAAREGQQSFHLS, encoded by the exons ATGTCCAACCGGCCTAATTCCAATCCAGGGGGGTCACTGCGCCGTTCAAAGAGGAACACTGCTGCGGCCCAGCCACAAGACCACACAGTTGCGGGAAG GTTGCAGTCAGAGCAAGTAAAACATAAAGCAAATTCCCCACCTGAAAGTAGAAGACTTAATTCTAAGGCTTCCAAAGCCACAGCCAGCACAGCCACTGGCCAGTCCAGAGGGCAGAACTCAAGAAG AAGCGGTCTTACTCTGTCCGTGGCTTCATTTGTGTTGCAAGACGACCCAGAGGCTGCAGGGACCTCTGAACAAGACAGACCAGGCCACCAGTCAAAGAGTGAAGGCACCAGAGGTCTCAAGAGAAGTGAAGCTCCTGACCAAATTATTACATTTGGACCGACCCCTGCCAAGAAATCCAAATCGCTCCCACCACCCAGAGACAATACCTCAGAGACCAAGAAAGGCCCAGCAAAGTCTAAGAAAAGATCAATTGCCTCAGAACCACCTGCATCGTCAGGTCGAGGTCAGAGCAAGAAGAACGGGCCCACTGGGGCCTCACCAATCCCGAAACGGAAGAAAGTGGACTCTCTCCCCGGTCTAAGTAGCACCGCTGGGTCCCTCCCCAATCGTACGGAGGGCAGAACTGCAAAACCCACCAAGCTGGCGTCTAAATCAGCCGCCTCAGCCAAAGCTGGGTGTAGCAACGTgacagactcctcctcctctgcctccacttcttcctcttcatcaaccACAGGCACCAACAGCGCCACCACTCAGGGCGCCAGAGTCAAACAGGGAAAAGATCAGACCAAGGCACGTCGCTCTCGCTCGGCCTCAAGCCCCTCCCCACGCCGCAGTACCCGTGACAAGGAGCAGGCCAAATCTGCCAGCTCTTCTAAATTTGAGTGGGCAGCACGTTTCAACCCCAAAGTAAACCTGCCAAAACCCAAACTGTCCTTGCCCGGATCTTCCAAAACTGAGACATCCAAACCTGGGCCATCAGGATTACAAGCTAAACTAGCAA GTTTGAGGAAATCCACTAAGAAGCGCAGCGAGTCTCCTCCAGCAGAGCTCCCCAGCTTTCGGCGGAGCACACGCCAGAAGACCACGGGCTCCTGTGCCAGCACCAG TCGGCGGGGCTCAGGCCTAGGCAAGCGCGGGGCAGCCGACGCTCGCCGGCAGGAGAAAATGGCCGACTCTGACAACAACCAAGATGGGGCCAACTCCTCAGCCGCTCGCACTGATGAGGCATCACAAGGGGCTTCAG CTTCAAGCTCAGTTGCTGGAGCAGTGGGCATGACCACCTCTGGAGAGAGTGAGTCTGATGATTCTGAAATGGGAAGACTTCAAG CCCTACTGGAAGCCAGGGGACTCCCCCCACATCTTTTTGGGCCCTTGGGACCCCGCATGTCACAGCTGTTTCACAGGACCATAGGCAGTGGAGCCA GCTCCAAGGCTCAGCAGTTACTGCAGGGCCTGCAGGCCACAGGTGATGAGTCTCAGCAGCTCCAAGCCGCTATTGAGATGTGCCAGCTGCTGGTGATGGGTAATGAAGAGACACTTGGTGGATTCCCTGTTAAGAGTGTGGTGCCCGCCTTG ATTACACTGTTACAAATGGAGCATAACTTTGATATT ATGAATCATGCCTCTCGTGCACTCACATATATGATGGAGGCATTGCCTCGATCATCTGCTGTGGTGGTCGATGCTATTCCTGTCTTCCTGGAGAAG CTTCAGGTGATCCAATTCATTGACGTAGCAGAGCAGGCACTGACTGCCTTGGAAATGTTGTCAAGGCGACACAGCAAAGCCATTTTGCAGGCT GGTGGGCTCGCTGACTGCCTCCTTTACCTAGAGTTCTTTAGCATCAATGCTCAGAGGAATGCCCTGGCCATTGCAGCCAACTGCTGCCAGAGCATTACTCCAGACGAGTTCCACTTTGTAGCTGATTCTCTGCCACTGTtgacacagagactcacacaccag GATAAGAAATCCGTCGAAAGCACTTGTCTCTGTTTCGCCAGACTGGTGGACAACTTTCAACATGAAGAG aacctgctgcaggaggtggcGTCACGGGACCTGTTGACcaacattcagcagctgctggtTGTGACCCCTCCTGTGCTCAGCTCGGGGATGTTCATCATGGTTGTGCGCATGTTCTCTCTTATGTGCTCTAACTGCCCCTGCCTTGCAGTCCAGCTTATGAAACAGA ACATAGCAGAGACTCTACGTTTCCTCTTGTGTGGTGCGTCAAATGGCAGCTGCCAGGAACAGATTGAGCTGGTACCTCGGAGCCCACAGGAGCTCTACGAACTGACCTCACTCATATG TGAGCTGATGCCCTGCCTGCCGAGAGAAGGCATCTTTGCCGTTGACTTAATGCTGAAGAAGGGTAGTGCCCAGACTACAGAAGGCGCGATCTGGCAGTGGAGGGATGACCGAGGACTGTGGCACCCTTACAACCGCATTGATAGCCGCATCATTGAG ACAGCGCACCAGAACGGGGAGGATGAGATTAGTTTGTCAACTCTTGGCCGTGTGTACACAATTGACTTCAACTCTATGCAGCAGATAAATGAAGACACAGGAACAGCACGTGGAATACAGAGGAAACCAAATCCTCTCGCCAACCCCAACACAG GGGGCCACCAGGAGGTTCGTCGAGAAGACGCACGAGCCCAGTTGATGAAGGAGGACCCTGAACTGGCAAAGTGCTTTATCAAAACTCTGTTTGGGGTCTTGTATGAGGTGTACAGCTCGTCGGCTGGCCCTGCTGTCAGACACAAGTGCCTTAGAGCCATCCTCAGGATCATCTTCTTTGCTGATGCAGAGCTGTTGAAGGATGTGCTGAGGAACCATGCTGTGTCCAG TCACATTGCCTCCATGCTGTCCAGCCAGGACCTGAAGATTGTAGTGGGTTCTCTGCAAATGGCTGAGATCCTCATGCAGAAGCTACCTGATGTCTTCAGTGTCTTTTTCAGAAGGGAAG GTGTAATGCACCAGGTTAAGAACCTGGCAGAGTCTGAGACCTTTTTAGTAACAAGTCCCCCTAAGGCTTGCCCAAGTGGTACCGCCAGTCTGTgcaccaccaccatcagcaCGGCATCTACCACATCTGCTAATAATGCAACTCCAGACCTAGGCTCGCCCAGCTTCCAGCACAGCATGGACGACTCACTGGACCTCAGCCCACAGGG GCGGTTAAGTGATGTCCTAAAGAGGAAACGACTCCCTAAAAGAGGGCCGAGGAGACCCAAATACTCTCCTCCAAGAGATGATGACAAAGTAGACAATCAGG ATAACCCTCCCAATCTGCCTGGGTTCTTTACAGCTAAGAGCCCAACCAGTACTCAGTCACCAAAATCATCCTTCTTGGCCAGTCTGAATCCCAAGACCTGGGGCAAACTGGGCGCCCAGACCAATAATGCCAACTCTGAGCCCTCACGCACAGCGGGGGTGAGTGGCTTGGCAAGGGCCCCTCCAAAGGACTCAATATCAAATAACAG AGACAAAATAAAGGCCTGGATCAAAGAACAGGCGAGTAAGTTTGTTGAGCGCTACTTCAACTCTGAAAATGTGGACGGCAGTAACCCAGCACTGAATGTACTCCAGAGACTTTGCACAGCCACTGAGCAGCTCAACCTGCAG GTGGACGGTGGTATGGAGTGCCTGTCGGAGATCTCCAGTATTGTATCGGAATCTGATGTGTCATCATTTGAGATCCAGCACAGTGGGCTGGTGAAGCAGCTCTTGGTCTACCTTACCTCCAACACGGACAGGGACTTGCTGACTCGTGACGTGCGGCTCAAGAGGTTCCTCCATGTGTTCGCTGGCTGTCCG GTTCCAGGAATGGACCCTGTCGGTCGTCTAGACCCATCAGGGAACGAGGCTTACCTGGGCCTGGTGCACAAGATAAACAGCTGTCTGAGCCAAATGGAGCAGTTCCCTGTTAAAGTGCATGACTTCCCCAGTGGCAACGGCAATGGCAGCAG GGGATCTCAGGCACTGAAGTTCTTCAATACACATCAGCTGAAGtgtcagctgcagagacaccCAGACTGCACTAATGTTAAACAGTGGAAAGGAGGCCCAGTGAAGATTGACCCACTGGCTCTGGTGCAAGCCATCGAGAGATATTTAGTTGTCAGAG GGTATGGCCGAATCagagaagaagacgaagacagtgatgatgatggttcaGATGATGAAATCGATGAATCACTG GCAGCACAGTTCCTGAATTCTGGCAGTGTGCGTCACAGACTACAGTTCTACATCGGTGACCACCTGTTACCATACAACATGACTGTATACCAAGCTGTACGGCAGTACAGTCTTcaggcagaagaagaaagggagTCGACGGATGATGAAGCCAACCCCCTTGGACGAGCTGGCATCTGGACCAAGACGCACACAATATG GTATAAGCCtgtgagagaggatgaggatggcAGCAAAGATGCTGTGGGTGGAAAGAGGGGCCGAGCCCAGACTGCTCCCACCAAAACCTCACCTCGCAACGCCAAGAAGCAGGATGAGCTGTGGCATG ATGGTGTGTGTCCCAGCGTCATCAATCCCTTAGAGACATACCTCACTCCGGAGCCACCAGAGACCATAACCTTTGATGACCCCTCTTTAGAGGTCAACCTGCTGCTGAGGGTCCTGCACTCCATCAGTAGATACTGGTTCTACTTGTTTGAT AATGCTGTGTGTAAGGAAATCATCCTGACCAGTGAGTTCATTAACAGTAAGCTGACAGCCAAAGCAAACCGTCAGCTACAAGACCCACTGGTCATCATGACAGGGAATATCCCTACATGGCTCATTGAGCTTGGAAAGACCTG TCCTTTCTTCTTCCCCTTTGACACCCGGCAGATGTTGTTCTATGTAACTGCCTTTGACCGCGACAGAGCAATGCAGCGCCTACTGGATACAAACCCTGaaatcaaccaatcagattCTCAGGACAGCAGAGTTGCACCACGTCTGGACAGGAAAAAG AGGACGATAAACCGCGACGAGCTGCTCAAACAGGCTGAGTCTGTGATGCAGGACCTCGGCAGCTCCAGGGCAATGCTGGAGATTCAGTATGAGAACGAG GTTGGCACAGGTCTTGGCCCAACTCTGGAGTTCTACGCTCTGGTGTCTCAAGAGCTGCAGCGGGCTGACCTCGGCCTGTGGAGGGGTGAAGAGGTCACTCTGGCCAATCCTAAAG GAAGCCAAGAGGGAACTAAGTATATGTTCAGCTCCAGAGGACTGTTCGCAGTTCCCTTTGGCAGGACAACCAAACCAGCACACATAGCCAAAATCAAAATGAAGTTCCGTTTCTTAGGAAAGCTAATGGCCAAAGCCATTATGGACTTCAGACTG cTGGACCTGCCCCTGGGTCTGCCGTTTTACAAGTGGATGCTGCGAAATGAGTTGTCGGTAAGCTCCCATGATCTGGTGAACATTGACCCCAGTGTGGCCAAGTCCATTCAGCACCTGGAAGATATTATCCGCCAGAAGAAGAGGCTGGAGCAGGACAGATCACAG acgAGGGAGACCTTGCAGCAGGGGCTAGAAAGCCTTAACATGAACGGCTGCTCAGTAGAGGACCTGGGTTTGGACCTCACCCTCCCAGGATACCCAAACATTGAGCTGAAAAAGGGCGGCAAAGACGTCCCAGTCACAATCTACAACCTGGAGGAATACCTCAGG TTGGTGGTGTACTGGACTCTAAATGAAGGAGTGTCCAGACAATTTGAGTCGTTTAGGGAAGGGTTTGAATCAGTCTTCCCTTTACATCACCTGCAGTATTTCTATCCAGAGGAG CTTGACCAGTTGCTGTGTGGCAGTAAATCAGAGACGTGGGACGTCAAGACACTGATGGAGTGCTGTCGACCAGACCATGGCTACACACATGACAG CCGTGCAGTTCGGTTTCTGTTTGAGGTGTTGAGCAGTTTCGATGCCGAGCAGCAGAGACTCTTCCTGCAGTTCGTTACAGGAAGCCCCAGACTGCC
- the trip12 gene encoding E3 ubiquitin-protein ligase TRIP12 isoform X8 — translation MFEGREGLRSCFCQEKSTSSTLEYLNLLDFVKFECTYSVTFSCNGLRKSTKKRSESPPAELPSFRRSTRQKTTGSCASTSRRGSGLGKRGAADARRQEKMADSDNNQDGANSSAARTDEASQGASASSSVAGAVGMTTSGESESDDSEMGRLQALLEARGLPPHLFGPLGPRMSQLFHRTIGSGASSKAQQLLQGLQATGDESQQLQAAIEMCQLLVMGNEETLGGFPVKSVVPALITLLQMEHNFDIMNHASRALTYMMEALPRSSAVVVDAIPVFLEKLQVIQFIDVAEQALTALEMLSRRHSKAILQAGGLADCLLYLEFFSINAQRNALAIAANCCQSITPDEFHFVADSLPLLTQRLTHQDKKSVESTCLCFARLVDNFQHEENLLQEVASRDLLTNIQQLLVVTPPVLSSGMFIMVVRMFSLMCSNCPCLAVQLMKQNIAETLRFLLCGASNGSCQEQIELVPRSPQELYELTSLICELMPCLPREGIFAVDLMLKKGSAQTTEGAIWQWRDDRGLWHPYNRIDSRIIETAHQNGEDEISLSTLGRVYTIDFNSMQQINEDTGTARGIQRKPNPLANPNTGGHQEVRREDARAQLMKEDPELAKCFIKTLFGVLYEVYSSSAGPAVRHKCLRAILRIIFFADAELLKDVLRNHAVSSHIASMLSSQDLKIVVGSLQMAEILMQKLPDVFSVFFRREGVMHQVKNLAESETFLVTSPPKACPSGTASLCTTTISTASTTSANNATPDLGSPSFQHSMDDSLDLSPQGRLSDVLKRKRLPKRGPRRPKYSPPRDDDKVDNQDNPPNLPGFFTAKSPTSTQSPKSSFLASLNPKTWGKLGAQTNNANSEPSRTAGVSGLARAPPKDSISNNRDKIKAWIKEQASKFVERYFNSENVDGSNPALNVLQRLCTATEQLNLQVDGGMECLSEISSIVSESDVSSFEIQHSGLVKQLLVYLTSNTDRDLLTRDVRLKRFLHVFAGCPVPGMDPVGRLDPSGNEAYLGLVHKINSCLSQMEQFPVKVHDFPSGNGNGSRGSQALKFFNTHQLKCQLQRHPDCTNVKQWKGGPVKIDPLALVQAIERYLVVRGYGRIREEDEDSDDDGSDDEIDESLAAQFLNSGSVRHRLQFYIGDHLLPYNMTVYQAVRQYSLQAEEERESTDDEANPLGRAGIWTKTHTIWYKPVREDEDGSKDAVGGKRGRAQTAPTKTSPRNAKKQDELWHDGVCPSVINPLETYLTPEPPETITFDDPSLEVNLLLRVLHSISRYWFYLFDNAVCKEIILTSEFINSKLTAKANRQLQDPLVIMTGNIPTWLIELGKTCPFFFPFDTRQMLFYVTAFDRDRAMQRLLDTNPEINQSDSQDSRVAPRLDRKKRTINRDELLKQAESVMQDLGSSRAMLEIQYENEVGTGLGPTLEFYALVSQELQRADLGLWRGEEVTLANPKGSQEGTKYMFSSRGLFAVPFGRTTKPAHIAKIKMKFRFLGKLMAKAIMDFRLLDLPLGLPFYKWMLRNELSVSSHDLVNIDPSVAKSIQHLEDIIRQKKRLEQDRSQTRETLQQGLESLNMNGCSVEDLGLDLTLPGYPNIELKKGGKDVPVTIYNLEEYLRLVVYWTLNEGVSRQFESFREGFESVFPLHHLQYFYPEELDQLLCGSKSETWDVKTLMECCRPDHGYTHDSRAVRFLFEVLSSFDAEQQRLFLQFVTGSPRLPVGGFRSLNPPLTIVRKTFESTENPDDFLPSVMTCVNYLKLPDYSSIEIMREKLLIAAREGQQSFHLS, via the exons ATGTTTGAGGGCAGGGAAGGGCTCAGAAGCTGTTTCTGTCAAGAGAAAAGTACTTCATCTACCTTGGAATATCTTAATTTGTTGGACTTTGTTAAATTTGAATGCACATATTCTGTTACTTTCAGCTGTAATG GTTTGAGGAAATCCACTAAGAAGCGCAGCGAGTCTCCTCCAGCAGAGCTCCCCAGCTTTCGGCGGAGCACACGCCAGAAGACCACGGGCTCCTGTGCCAGCACCAG TCGGCGGGGCTCAGGCCTAGGCAAGCGCGGGGCAGCCGACGCTCGCCGGCAGGAGAAAATGGCCGACTCTGACAACAACCAAGATGGGGCCAACTCCTCAGCCGCTCGCACTGATGAGGCATCACAAGGGGCTTCAG CTTCAAGCTCAGTTGCTGGAGCAGTGGGCATGACCACCTCTGGAGAGAGTGAGTCTGATGATTCTGAAATGGGAAGACTTCAAG CCCTACTGGAAGCCAGGGGACTCCCCCCACATCTTTTTGGGCCCTTGGGACCCCGCATGTCACAGCTGTTTCACAGGACCATAGGCAGTGGAGCCA GCTCCAAGGCTCAGCAGTTACTGCAGGGCCTGCAGGCCACAGGTGATGAGTCTCAGCAGCTCCAAGCCGCTATTGAGATGTGCCAGCTGCTGGTGATGGGTAATGAAGAGACACTTGGTGGATTCCCTGTTAAGAGTGTGGTGCCCGCCTTG ATTACACTGTTACAAATGGAGCATAACTTTGATATT ATGAATCATGCCTCTCGTGCACTCACATATATGATGGAGGCATTGCCTCGATCATCTGCTGTGGTGGTCGATGCTATTCCTGTCTTCCTGGAGAAG CTTCAGGTGATCCAATTCATTGACGTAGCAGAGCAGGCACTGACTGCCTTGGAAATGTTGTCAAGGCGACACAGCAAAGCCATTTTGCAGGCT GGTGGGCTCGCTGACTGCCTCCTTTACCTAGAGTTCTTTAGCATCAATGCTCAGAGGAATGCCCTGGCCATTGCAGCCAACTGCTGCCAGAGCATTACTCCAGACGAGTTCCACTTTGTAGCTGATTCTCTGCCACTGTtgacacagagactcacacaccag GATAAGAAATCCGTCGAAAGCACTTGTCTCTGTTTCGCCAGACTGGTGGACAACTTTCAACATGAAGAG aacctgctgcaggaggtggcGTCACGGGACCTGTTGACcaacattcagcagctgctggtTGTGACCCCTCCTGTGCTCAGCTCGGGGATGTTCATCATGGTTGTGCGCATGTTCTCTCTTATGTGCTCTAACTGCCCCTGCCTTGCAGTCCAGCTTATGAAACAGA ACATAGCAGAGACTCTACGTTTCCTCTTGTGTGGTGCGTCAAATGGCAGCTGCCAGGAACAGATTGAGCTGGTACCTCGGAGCCCACAGGAGCTCTACGAACTGACCTCACTCATATG TGAGCTGATGCCCTGCCTGCCGAGAGAAGGCATCTTTGCCGTTGACTTAATGCTGAAGAAGGGTAGTGCCCAGACTACAGAAGGCGCGATCTGGCAGTGGAGGGATGACCGAGGACTGTGGCACCCTTACAACCGCATTGATAGCCGCATCATTGAG ACAGCGCACCAGAACGGGGAGGATGAGATTAGTTTGTCAACTCTTGGCCGTGTGTACACAATTGACTTCAACTCTATGCAGCAGATAAATGAAGACACAGGAACAGCACGTGGAATACAGAGGAAACCAAATCCTCTCGCCAACCCCAACACAG GGGGCCACCAGGAGGTTCGTCGAGAAGACGCACGAGCCCAGTTGATGAAGGAGGACCCTGAACTGGCAAAGTGCTTTATCAAAACTCTGTTTGGGGTCTTGTATGAGGTGTACAGCTCGTCGGCTGGCCCTGCTGTCAGACACAAGTGCCTTAGAGCCATCCTCAGGATCATCTTCTTTGCTGATGCAGAGCTGTTGAAGGATGTGCTGAGGAACCATGCTGTGTCCAG TCACATTGCCTCCATGCTGTCCAGCCAGGACCTGAAGATTGTAGTGGGTTCTCTGCAAATGGCTGAGATCCTCATGCAGAAGCTACCTGATGTCTTCAGTGTCTTTTTCAGAAGGGAAG GTGTAATGCACCAGGTTAAGAACCTGGCAGAGTCTGAGACCTTTTTAGTAACAAGTCCCCCTAAGGCTTGCCCAAGTGGTACCGCCAGTCTGTgcaccaccaccatcagcaCGGCATCTACCACATCTGCTAATAATGCAACTCCAGACCTAGGCTCGCCCAGCTTCCAGCACAGCATGGACGACTCACTGGACCTCAGCCCACAGGG GCGGTTAAGTGATGTCCTAAAGAGGAAACGACTCCCTAAAAGAGGGCCGAGGAGACCCAAATACTCTCCTCCAAGAGATGATGACAAAGTAGACAATCAGG ATAACCCTCCCAATCTGCCTGGGTTCTTTACAGCTAAGAGCCCAACCAGTACTCAGTCACCAAAATCATCCTTCTTGGCCAGTCTGAATCCCAAGACCTGGGGCAAACTGGGCGCCCAGACCAATAATGCCAACTCTGAGCCCTCACGCACAGCGGGGGTGAGTGGCTTGGCAAGGGCCCCTCCAAAGGACTCAATATCAAATAACAG AGACAAAATAAAGGCCTGGATCAAAGAACAGGCGAGTAAGTTTGTTGAGCGCTACTTCAACTCTGAAAATGTGGACGGCAGTAACCCAGCACTGAATGTACTCCAGAGACTTTGCACAGCCACTGAGCAGCTCAACCTGCAG GTGGACGGTGGTATGGAGTGCCTGTCGGAGATCTCCAGTATTGTATCGGAATCTGATGTGTCATCATTTGAGATCCAGCACAGTGGGCTGGTGAAGCAGCTCTTGGTCTACCTTACCTCCAACACGGACAGGGACTTGCTGACTCGTGACGTGCGGCTCAAGAGGTTCCTCCATGTGTTCGCTGGCTGTCCG GTTCCAGGAATGGACCCTGTCGGTCGTCTAGACCCATCAGGGAACGAGGCTTACCTGGGCCTGGTGCACAAGATAAACAGCTGTCTGAGCCAAATGGAGCAGTTCCCTGTTAAAGTGCATGACTTCCCCAGTGGCAACGGCAATGGCAGCAG GGGATCTCAGGCACTGAAGTTCTTCAATACACATCAGCTGAAGtgtcagctgcagagacaccCAGACTGCACTAATGTTAAACAGTGGAAAGGAGGCCCAGTGAAGATTGACCCACTGGCTCTGGTGCAAGCCATCGAGAGATATTTAGTTGTCAGAG GGTATGGCCGAATCagagaagaagacgaagacagtgatgatgatggttcaGATGATGAAATCGATGAATCACTG GCAGCACAGTTCCTGAATTCTGGCAGTGTGCGTCACAGACTACAGTTCTACATCGGTGACCACCTGTTACCATACAACATGACTGTATACCAAGCTGTACGGCAGTACAGTCTTcaggcagaagaagaaagggagTCGACGGATGATGAAGCCAACCCCCTTGGACGAGCTGGCATCTGGACCAAGACGCACACAATATG GTATAAGCCtgtgagagaggatgaggatggcAGCAAAGATGCTGTGGGTGGAAAGAGGGGCCGAGCCCAGACTGCTCCCACCAAAACCTCACCTCGCAACGCCAAGAAGCAGGATGAGCTGTGGCATG ATGGTGTGTGTCCCAGCGTCATCAATCCCTTAGAGACATACCTCACTCCGGAGCCACCAGAGACCATAACCTTTGATGACCCCTCTTTAGAGGTCAACCTGCTGCTGAGGGTCCTGCACTCCATCAGTAGATACTGGTTCTACTTGTTTGAT AATGCTGTGTGTAAGGAAATCATCCTGACCAGTGAGTTCATTAACAGTAAGCTGACAGCCAAAGCAAACCGTCAGCTACAAGACCCACTGGTCATCATGACAGGGAATATCCCTACATGGCTCATTGAGCTTGGAAAGACCTG TCCTTTCTTCTTCCCCTTTGACACCCGGCAGATGTTGTTCTATGTAACTGCCTTTGACCGCGACAGAGCAATGCAGCGCCTACTGGATACAAACCCTGaaatcaaccaatcagattCTCAGGACAGCAGAGTTGCACCACGTCTGGACAGGAAAAAG AGGACGATAAACCGCGACGAGCTGCTCAAACAGGCTGAGTCTGTGATGCAGGACCTCGGCAGCTCCAGGGCAATGCTGGAGATTCAGTATGAGAACGAG GTTGGCACAGGTCTTGGCCCAACTCTGGAGTTCTACGCTCTGGTGTCTCAAGAGCTGCAGCGGGCTGACCTCGGCCTGTGGAGGGGTGAAGAGGTCACTCTGGCCAATCCTAAAG GAAGCCAAGAGGGAACTAAGTATATGTTCAGCTCCAGAGGACTGTTCGCAGTTCCCTTTGGCAGGACAACCAAACCAGCACACATAGCCAAAATCAAAATGAAGTTCCGTTTCTTAGGAAAGCTAATGGCCAAAGCCATTATGGACTTCAGACTG cTGGACCTGCCCCTGGGTCTGCCGTTTTACAAGTGGATGCTGCGAAATGAGTTGTCGGTAAGCTCCCATGATCTGGTGAACATTGACCCCAGTGTGGCCAAGTCCATTCAGCACCTGGAAGATATTATCCGCCAGAAGAAGAGGCTGGAGCAGGACAGATCACAG acgAGGGAGACCTTGCAGCAGGGGCTAGAAAGCCTTAACATGAACGGCTGCTCAGTAGAGGACCTGGGTTTGGACCTCACCCTCCCAGGATACCCAAACATTGAGCTGAAAAAGGGCGGCAAAGACGTCCCAGTCACAATCTACAACCTGGAGGAATACCTCAGG TTGGTGGTGTACTGGACTCTAAATGAAGGAGTGTCCAGACAATTTGAGTCGTTTAGGGAAGGGTTTGAATCAGTCTTCCCTTTACATCACCTGCAGTATTTCTATCCAGAGGAG CTTGACCAGTTGCTGTGTGGCAGTAAATCAGAGACGTGGGACGTCAAGACACTGATGGAGTGCTGTCGACCAGACCATGGCTACACACATGACAG CCGTGCAGTTCGGTTTCTGTTTGAGGTGTTGAGCAGTTTCGATGCCGAGCAGCAGAGACTCTTCCTGCAGTTCGTTACAGGAAGCCCCAGACTGCC